Below is a genomic region from Flavobacterium ginsengisoli.
TTGATAATCTTCTTCAGTCAGAACTAGTGAATTTGGTTGGGAAGAACAGCCATGTATTTTATAAATTTCACCAATTGAAAATAGTTCTGAAAAAATTAGTTCTTGTTGTCCAACAAATTTTTTAAAATCAGGGAATAGGTTCTCAAGTAATTGGTCCCAATTAGTTGTAATAATTCCATCGATATTGATTTTTTTTAAAAGCTTAATTTCTTTTTCAATTATATCTTCCGTTAGAAGTTGCATATTTTTGTTTATTTTTTGTGCAATTTCATATTTTAACGGTGAAAATTTACTATTAGCTAGAGTTTCGAAGGTTTGCCTGCTTTCAATAAATTCATCAGCACTCCACCATATCTCATTAAATTCATTTCCAATTAAGGAAGCAACTTTTGGTAATTGTGAGTCAGCATTAGATTTATAAAAATTATAAGGTTTTGGTAATTTTAGTTCTTCACAAATTTCGCTTAACAATAATTCCCATGTTGGAAGACCTATGTATCTTCTAGAAAATCCTGAACCAATGAATAAAAAAGGAGCAGTGGAAAATTTAGCAATATGTTCTTTGAATTGGTTTGTGAATGTTTCCATTTTTTTTTAGAGGTTAATTGGTTGATAAATACCAAATATACTTATTAACTATAATTTATTTTAAAAAAAATACCCATTCTCCAAAGTAGAAAAAGGGTATTTTATAAATTTTTAGATTTTAAAAATCTTGATCTTTCTTTAATCTTAACCAACAAATTTTGTTTCGCCGCTGTTAATGTCGATTTCAGCAAAATTATGTTTTCCGATGACGATAAGCAGTTTGTTTGAGTTGTAACCAACATATCTAATTTCAGGTTCTCCTTTTTTTGGTTTTCCGCAGACAGAAATTACATTGGTCTGCCATTTCAATTTGCTTCTTTTGTAGGCAGAAATGGTTTGTAAGTCATTCTCGACATAATAAACAATGTTGTTTTTTTTAATTCCTCTTTTTTGTGTTTTCGCAAAATTTATTTCTGAGTTTTTAGAAATTAAGGCGTCGTTGTACTTTTGAGCGATGCCTGTTTGCGTGACAATAAAAGTCAGCAAAGACAATTTTAGAAATGGTTTCATTAGGATAGAATTGGGGGTTCATAATCGATTCAAATATAAATAATTAAAGTATATAATGAGTTTTTATTAGATCAAAAAAAATACCCTTTTTTCGAAATGAGAAAAGGGTAAAATTTTTAAGTTAATTTTCAAGAAAAATTATTTTTTCCAGCTAAAAATTTTCGGATCAACAGAAATCATTAACCAAGCCCAGTTATTGGTATGGCTAGTATCTCCGCCTTTAACAAATTCCATTGTTTTAGAGCCAAACATTTGAGAATAACCTCCGGTTACCGTTATATTTTTTCTGAAATTATATCCAAAAGTTGCGTCAACCTCAGTTCCTAAATACGAATCTAATTTTTCGTTTACTGGTGTAACTACATCAGCAGCAGATAAGAATACATGCGGAATTAAAGCAAATTGCCACTTATTGACATTATAATTCAATTTGATAAAAGCATCTTGCAGACCAACACTTTTCAGATGATTTCCGACATAAAAATAATCCATGTAACCGTTAAGTCCGTGATTAGTTCCAAAAATCGGATTGAATGATTTGATTACCGTGCTTCCGTCATTTGAATCTTTTCCTGATAAAAATTCGTAGCCCAAACCAACTTTGAAGGCATTAGTAATATTATATCCAAAATTAGTCGCGGCATTCCATGCACTTACTTGTTGATCGGTGTTTTTTCCAGTTTGTCCATACAGCCAAAAGCTGGTATCGATTTTACCTTTTTTATAAGTTAAATAAGGTCCGAAAGTTTGCATGTAATCTACTAGTAGCTTAGTAGAAGGAGCAGGATTAGGAGCATATTCATAACCTGTATTCAATAATAAAAAGCTAGCGCCTAGATTTTCGTTGAATTGATTATGATACCAAGCGTATTGCATAGCTTTATAATTTGCAACTGTATAAGGAGTTTGAACGACATTTTCTGCTGTTGAATTATAAGCCCCACCAAAATCTAATTTTTGTTTTTCAGTTTGATAAGTTACAATAAGTGCGTCATGGCTTTGACCTTGTTGTGCCCAATCCATTTCACCCAAGATACGCTGATTATCATAAGAAAGAACCTGACGTCCCATTCTAGCACTCCATTTCTCAGTAAAATTATATTGTGCCCAAGCCTCAAAAACTGCCACTCCATTTTTATCTGCAACCGTTGCCGGAGGGACATCCCCCCATGTTCTGGTATTTTGAAAAGTTAATTTTACAATTAAATCGTCTTGTTTGTAATTAATGCCTAAGCGAGAACGCTGTGAAATTTGTGATGTTCCTTCTTGACCATAGGATAGTGGTTGTTTGTATCCGTTTCTATACTCAAAACGTGGTCTGAGTTGAAGGTTTACATCTAATTCTTGTGCTTGAATTTTGAAACTTAATCCTACGATAAGTATTAAAATTAGTTTAAGTTTTTTCATAAAATTGTGAGATTTTTATCGAAGGTAAATTTAGAAGAAAAAGCCATGTTTTGCTATGACTGGAATCATATTTCTAATTTTTTTTTAATCTAAGTCTAATATGCAGGTTCTAATTTTGCCTTACTTACTTTGATTTGTTTCTTTTTAGATAGTTGTGTTATAGTGTAATGCATCCAAACCAGGCAAACAGTTGAAAAGATTAGAATAAAGATCCATGAACTAGACCAGATTCCGGTTGCCGTTAGTAAATATCCGAAGATAATTGGGCCGAAAAATCCGCCTAAACCGCCAATCATTCCAACCATTCCGCCAACAACACCAACTTCTTTTGGAAAATATTCTGGAATGTGCTTGTAAACTGCAGACTTTTCCGATTCCCCAAGAAATCCCGATTAGAATTACTAAAATCAGAAATACCCACATATTTGCATCAAACTTAATCACAGTAACACCTCTTGCAATTAGTTCTTTTTTAGCCACGCTTTGATTGTGCGCGACTACAACATCTTGCCAACTTGATGTGGTTGGAAAAATAGTGCTTTCATTAGTGTTGGTTATTTTTTGGGCAATCGGATATTCCTTATCACCAACTTTTACGGTTTTATCACTAATTTCGTTTACAACGCCTTTTTTAGTAGCTAGAATTCCCGGACCAGAAGTGGTGATTTCCATTTTTGGAATTGATAACAATGCACTCAAAATTACTGAAGAACCCAAAACCCAATACATTACTTTTCTAGCTCCGAATTTATCTGATAAATATCCGCCGAATGCACGAATTACTCCTGAAGGCAAACTGAACATTGTTGCAAATAAACCTCCCATAACTAAACTTGTTTGATATACATTCATGAAGTTTGGCAATAGCCATTGTGAATAAGCCACAAAACATCCAAATACTAAGAAGTAATATGCTCCAAAACGCCATACTCTTTGTGATTTTAAAGGCGTAAGCATTTGCGAAATAGATTTACCGCTACTTTCTATTTTTTTATTTTGTGCGAAAATTAAAAAGGCAATGCCAATTATTACCAATGAAATAGCATATATAACAGGCAATACTTTCCAGCCGTTTTGCGGATCGTCTATTGAAAAATGGTTTAATAATGATGGTGCTAAGAATGTTGTAATGGCTGCACCAGCATTTCCCATTCCGAATATTCCGAGCGCTCGCCCTTGCCATTCTTTTGGATACCAGATTGAAGTATATCCAATTCCGACCGCAAAACTGGTTCCAACCATTCCAAATAAAAAGCTTAGTAAAGCAAACATCGCGAAGCTGTCAGCATAAGGAAGGAGAAACAGCGGAATTGAACAAAGCAGTAATAAAAGCGAAAAAACATATTTTCCTCCAAATTTATCTGTCAAGATTCCGATTGGCAGACGCATGATTGATCCAGTTAAAATTGGAATTCCTAAAAGCCATCCAACTTGAATAACATCCCAGTGGAAAATTCCGTTATCGACTAAAAAGGTTACCAGAACTCCATTTAATGTCCAACAGGCAAAACACACTGTAAAAGCCAATGTGTTCAAAAATAAAATTTTGTGTGATTGCGATAGTGAGTTTGTATTTTTCATAGCACTTATATTTTTATGTAAAAATAAGTACTATAACTTAGTTAAAAACTGCTAAAACGCAGTTTTTGAAAAACAATTACGTATTTATACGTAATTTTAAATTAAAGAATATTCAGTCGCTTTATTAGAAAGTTCCATTAGGTTTTTTACTTTCAGTTTTTTCATTAAGTTGAAACGGTGTACTTCGGCAGTTCGTTTACTAATATCTAAAGCTTCCGCGATTTCTTTGTTTCCTTTTCCTGATAATAAAAGAGTAAGTATTTCTTTTTCTCTTTTTGTAATCATCATTTCTTCACCCAAAGTTTGTTTTGGTTCTAGTGATGCAGACGGATTTGTCAATTGTCCGATTAAAATAGAAGAGATATCGCCACTGAAATATTTTCCTCCAGCAGAAACACTATGAAGCGCTTTTAA
It encodes:
- a CDS encoding alginate export family protein, producing MKKLKLILILIVGLSFKIQAQELDVNLQLRPRFEYRNGYKQPLSYGQEGTSQISQRSRLGINYKQDDLIVKLTFQNTRTWGDVPPATVADKNGVAVFEAWAQYNFTEKWSARMGRQVLSYDNQRILGEMDWAQQGQSHDALIVTYQTEKQKLDFGGAYNSTAENVVQTPYTVANYKAMQYAWYHNQFNENLGASFLLLNTGYEYAPNPAPSTKLLVDYMQTFGPYLTYKKGKIDTSFWLYGQTGKNTDQQVSAWNAATNFGYNITNAFKVGLGYEFLSGKDSNDGSTVIKSFNPIFGTNHGLNGYMDYFYVGNHLKSVGLQDAFIKLNYNVNKWQFALIPHVFLSAADVVTPVNEKLDSYLGTEVDATFGYNFRKNITVTGGYSQMFGSKTMEFVKGGDTSHTNNWAWLMISVDPKIFSWKK